Within the Nyctibius grandis isolate bNycGra1 chromosome 4, bNycGra1.pri, whole genome shotgun sequence genome, the region aggactggaggaagaccaacgtcactccagtctttaaaaagggtaagaaggaggacccaagcaactacaggccggtcagcctcacctccattcctggaaaggtgatggagcaactcattctggatgccatctctaagcatgtggagaaggtcatgagaagtagtcaacatggattcaccaaggggaaatcatgcttgaccaatctgatagccttctatgacgacatgactggctgggttgatgaggggagagcagtggatgttatctaccttgacttcagcaaggcttttgacactgtctcccataacatcctcataggaaagctcaagaagtgtggcttagatgagtgcacagtgaggtggatcaagaactggctgaacgacagagcccagagggttgtgatcagcggtgctcagtctagttggaggcctgtggctagtggtgttccccaggggtcagtactgggcccggtcctgtttaacttattcagcaatgacctggatgaaggaacagtgtacactcagcaaatttgctgatgacacaaaactgggaggggtggccaatACGCCAGCAGGcttgctgccattcagcgagacctggacaggctggagagctgggtggagaggaacctcatgaagttcaacaaaggcaagtgtagagtcctgcaccttgggaggaataaccccatgcaccagtacaggttgggggctgatctactaGAGagtagctctgcagagaaggacctgggtgttctggtggacaacaagttcaccatgagccagcaatgtgcccttgtggccaggaaggccattggtatcctggggtgcattaggaagagtgtggccaacaggtcaagggaggttatcctgcccctctacacggccctggtgaggccacatctggagtactgtgtccagttctgggccccccagttcaagaaagataaggaattacagCGAAGAGCTACAAAGATgttcagaggactggagcatctctcttatgagaagaggctgagagagctgggtctgttcagcttggagaagagaagacaaataccttaggggtgggtgtcaagaggaggggaccagactcttctcagtggtgcccagtgacaggacaacgggcaatgggcacaagctgaaacatgggaagttccatctgaatatgaggaggaacttctttactttgagggtgacagagcactggaacaggctgcccagggaggttgtggagtctccttctctggagatattcaaaacccgcctggacgcaaccctgtgcaacatgctctaggggaacctgctttggcaggggattggactagatgatctccagaggtcccttccaacccttaaccattctgtgattctgtcctctTGGTTTCTCCAGGGTGCTCTGTCTTGGTCACTTGCCTTGGCAGAGGAATAGGAAGCCAACTCTTCCTGCAGACAGCACTGTTCGTGGCTGGATGCTGCCACCCTTCGCTGCCTCATGCCTCTTGGACATCACCAGTTTTACTGCACTaaccttgcctggcctctgtGCCACCAAGTCCCTGGCTTCAGTGTCCCAAAGAAAGGGAAGGCCTACCCCAGCACCTCTCTGCCCCAAAATGCCCTTGGATTGATCCAGGGACCACAGAGCAGATGTGATACCCCACTGTCCTCTCTTGACTGCAGACGCCAGAGAGGACATAGAGCTCAGAACCCCACCTGGCCACCCCAAGCTGAGCCTATGGAGATGGCACAGGTTGTGACCAGAAGTGACATAGGTTTGGTCTGGAAAAGACCAAACCCCAAAAAGTTTGGTGTAGAAAAGACCAAAGCCTAGAAAGCTGGTGAGGGGTTCAGGAGGCTCTGCATTGCACAGAAGGCCACTGGGCAGAGAGACCTTGCAGGGAGGCAATGCAAACAGGAAGGTCAACGCTAGCATGACTGAGACACCAAGTTCTCTGAGAGTcgacagctctgcagctgaacCACTGCACCAGACCTGACATCCAGACTGGACCTGACCACACTCCAGATGAGCATGccctggaaaagggaaaagatgcGGCCTGCCAACCTGCCACATCACAGGTGCCTCAGCCCAAGACCTTGCTGGGAGGGGGTGGAGTGCAGGAAGGTAGTGTCTCAGCCTGGACATGGTCTCACATGGGAACAGGTTGTAAGTGGCGGTGCTGagctcccccagcccactcCACCAGAGATCTCCCCAGGCATGGGGCAGTCATCCTGAGcctgggtgcaggcaggctTGGAGCAATGTACAGGGAGCCTCTGGTGGGCTGTGTTCATCTCTGCTCTCCATCTCCCAACACAGACAAGGCTGAGGAAGTTCAGGAGCCCAGGACAATAGGTACAAGACCATAGGACTCTTGTCCTCAAGAAACAGGAGGCTGCTGCTTGGATGATGAGGGATGCAGCAGTATCAGGAAGCCTTGGCCTCCAGGAGGGAAAGGCTGTTGAATTTCTACCGGTACTCATCTTCTGACTGGCCCCCACAGCCACCACAGACGCTGGACTGTCCTGCTATGGGAACTACCACAGGACTGAAGTCCTGGGAATCCCTGCTTGCTAGGCTGGAGGAAAGCTCACAGTCCTCCAGCACCAACAAAGTTGGCAAAGATGAAAAAGGAGATGTGGTCCCACCGACATGCCTACCACAACACCATGGTGATCACTGGCCTGATTGGCCACTTCACAGGAAATCCAGCATGCTTAGTCCTGACCCTTCCCCAGCAATACAGGTTAGGCTCTGGCTGCAAAACACGCCGCACAGGGTTAGACTCCACACCGAGCCTTGGTGGCGCAGCTGGACAGCAAGTGACTTTGGTCACTCACCTCATGTTGGAGGCCAAGGGAATACCAAAGCTGTCCTCTGAGCGGCAAGGGCTGTGCCGAGCACCCTTCCTTCGTCTTCCGCGCTCCTCCTCCCTCTCGGTCCAGGGGCCATCTGTGGCTGAACTGGTCCCAGAGTCTGGTTCCAAGTGAGCTAGAGGAGCAAAGTTCTCCTTGATCAGCTTGGCGCTGTCTCGGATCTGTCCCTGTATTTCTGGGGTGAGGGTTGGGAGGTCAAAAGTGAAAAAGGTCCCATGGGTgcgggctggggaggagaggatgTCAATGGAGTCCAGGCTGGTGTAAGATGTGCCTTTGGCTCGATGGGACTCCATGATACTCTCAAAATGCTTGCTGAAAGAGTCCATGCCATCCTTGGAGAGGCTGTGCCCTAGGAGGAAGGGCACCGGAGACTTGAGCATACCCTGTGTGTCTTGGTCCACGATCCTAGAGGGAAGAAAGTGAGAAGAACTGGTCACTGAGGAGGAAGGGATCAAAGCCCCGAAACAAAAGCCTATGCGCTGCTCCAGAAGGAAACTGTGGAGGGCAGAAATCTCTGAACATCTGTGGACCTCCAGGGAAACACCTCGCCTGCCCAAAACATCATGGGAAGAGGAACTGTGCTGGCCTCCCTCCAGACATATGCTTCTCCTTTAATGCGCCACAGACTTTTGTTCCTTTAGTGGCTCATCCTCATAAGAAGCTTATGAGATGGCTGCTGCTCCCAGTCACTTGACTTGAGCTTAGATCCAATAAAGGGCTCAAGCACCAGAAGCAGGATGTGGTTCAGCTCAATTTCCAACCAAATCTGGAAGTGCCTGAATTTTTCATGAGCCTTCAGAGCTCCTGGCACCCAGAAGGCTCCTCCTGAAGCTGCTCAGGACAGTGTGACACCTTCCTCCATGAACACAGCACCATGGTCACTGAGCACTGCGCTCAGAGCATGACTGACACCCACCTGCAAGGTCTGCTGGCTGGTCTCAGGAGACGTCTTGGGACCCAGCACAAGGCAATGCTGAGCACCAGGAGATGTCTGGGACCCAGCACAAGGTGATGCTGAGCCACAGGTTTCCCCAGGCAGCATGGAGGGAGCCTCACACCTAGCTCTAGGCTCAGGGATCTGAGCTGGCTCATGTCCTAGATGCCAGGCTTGGTCCTGGCTCATCATCTTGTCAGGGATCAGCCCCGCAGTAAGGCCTAGCCTGTCTCCAGTACAGGTCTGGGTTCAGCCTGACACCAGAGTTTCTAAACCCTGAAGCCCTGAGTGTTTTGTCCTGTAAATGAGGTGAAGTGCAGCCTTCCCATACGTCTGAGCATGTGACAGCAGGGACATTTCCAACCCAGGGAACATCAATGCTTCAGCCGTACAAGCATAAACACAGCCCTAAAAGCCTACTTTACTCATAAGCCACTATCATTTTATTAAAGCACCGGAAAAGCACTCGTTGTGCCACTCTCTCCTCTGATAAAAGGAGAGGAACTACTCCAGCTTGTCATAACGTTTGTTATGAACAAACAGCTTCATACAGAGGGCTCAGAAGGTGTGTTGCTGTTACAAGCACCAAATGATTTTCATTCATTAGCCTCCCCGTACCGCTCAAAAATCTCACCCCGATTACTTCAGCAGGCCAAGAGCTGGCAGCTTGACTCCCCCAGAGTGCTGGCTGGCTTCAAGGGGAGCACAGTGAACCCAGATGCAGGTAAGCAAGGCAGGATGGAGGCTGCTCTCGCCCCTCCACCAGCATTTCCCTGGCTGTGCAGCACTGCTTGACACTCTTACCATTCCCGTAGGAGCCCCAGGAGCAGCCACCTCTGGGGTGGCTTTCTGGTGAGGACAAGGCAGAAGAGACATCTTCAACATCTGCAGATGAGCTTTACAGATGTGAATGTGCATTCACTGTCCTTACCACCCAGCTGTGTGCTACTAAACTGAGCTAGGGCCACTGACTTCATTTTGCACCTTGAATCCATAAGGAGGATGATGGGCTGTGCCGGGGAGGACAATGCCAGCGGACAGCAGGAACCTTGTTCCCAGGAGAAGGAGCTGGGCTCATGCCTGTGATGAAGTATATTGCCaccaagacacagaaaaaaacatagctGGTTTTGTCCACACCATCTGAGCTCTGGGAGCAATCTCTCCACCCCGAAATATCAAGCACAAAGGCATTTGGCTCCAGAAGGATCTAGTcgcagcagcacaggcacaaCACTGCCTGCACACACCACTCCTGCTCAGACCTAGACGCTTCATCAGCACCCACTGTGctgcccagccctccctggctgctgccctcctgcGCCCCACTCCAGCCCCCCAGGAAGGGTCACCCCAGCATCACCAAGCCAGACAAACACAgctgggaggagcagaggaggggaggagacacagaggcTGTAATAGAGCATCTGCACAAGGGCAATGGACAGCAGGAATGCAAATAGGTCTCCAGCCTTgagctggggtgggagaggcGGTGAGCCTTCCTTGGGAGAGGGCCAGGTGGGGACGGAGGGGACACGGATCCTGGGAGCCAATGGCCACGCTGCATTGCACATCAGTGACAAAGCCAGCAGCACTTCAGGGGAAGGTTTGCCTGCGGGGACCATGGGGGTCTGAGAAACTGATGGCTGATGGAACGGAAAGGGCTCACCCCATTCTCCCCGCCTGGTGCTGCAGAGGCACGCCGTCCCCAgtgagggggagagaggggaaaatctCTCTCCTCAGGCCCTCAGCAGTTTGCTCTCTCTGCCAAATGCTCCTGTGTCCCTCCAGGCCCCTGACTGCACCCTGCCATGCCCcgctcctcctgcctgcacaggCATGGCAGGCACTGTGTGGGGATCCCAGCTCAGCTTGAAGAAGGTGAGGCTGTACACCACCCAGCAGCCCCTTGCTTTATTCTTCTCTGAACAAAGCTCTTGTACagaccagccccagcagctccgcACACTCCCCCCAGGCTCCTTCACACATCTCTTCCAGCCTGTCAGCTGCCCACTCTTAGGGCTTAGTGTCCAACTCCAACCCGTGGTCAGCCGCAGGTGCTGACCATGGGTGCTGCAATCCCCCGCCGGCTGCCCACACTCCCCTGCCACGTCCACACTGTCACGCTGGGGTCACACTGCCCCCAGTCCTCCCCCATAAGCTGCAGACACTTCCTCCTGTTCATCGGCAGGCGTCACCCCAAGTGTCccctctccagccctgccagTGGGAGCCCGCGGGACACAGGAGCATCACCCCAAGCTGCGGCGCTGTGGCCACGTTGGGCCATGTCAGAGGCTTGTGGCTACTGAGGCAGGCTAAGCCTATGCTTAAGCGATCAATGAAATCAGGGCCGTAACCATTTTTTAATCCCCAACAAGGCTTGCCTTGCagctatttttctctctgccaagCTGCGAGCACAAAAGCTCTGGAAAGACTCCCCAGGTAGCAGATTCAAGGGCTTCCCGGGGCGAGGCTGCTCTGCTTGCAAGGAgaaaaggtgtctctgcctccCACCAGCCCTCCCCGCTCTGGGGGCAGTGGGGCAATCCCCAGCAAAGCCTCTTCTCTCTTATCAGCCCAAGGCACCAATGCTGCGGGCCAAGATgggccctgcctgcagcttAGCCCGCACCTCTGCCGATGCTCGGGGAGGAAGGGAATTGAGCCTGCTCTCGCTGACAGGTGTCAGTTCTCCAGGACTAATAGGAATAAAGACAGTAAAGGCTTAGACTAGTCATTAGAGTCAGTAGATCTGACTCTAAATATATTCAGGGAGCAGATTTGCTGGAAGAAGACACCGTTTGTTCTGTTGCTTTCCATGTCTCATTTGATTTGGTGTTGAGTGTTTTTAGCCCAATGTCCAGCCAGCTGTTAGCACACTTATTTTGGGACGGTAAATCACCAAAGATGCCCTTTGGCCAGaatatgaaggacaagaagagaGTACCAAGCCAAAATCCCTTCCCAGAGAGTGCTAAACCTTTAAGGCTAGATTTTCAAAGGGATTTACACATCTAAGTGCTGCAAATCAGCATCCAAAGGTGCTTTGGTAATTTTGTAAGGCTGGTCCTTCCCAGCTAGCGGGTAAGGTCTGGGgtacagcagctcctgcagcaggagaacGGTACTGGCTCCAAGGAGCCTGGGGGGGCTTCTTAATCACCCCAGTATCACCCCTCCTGTGAGAAGGCAAAGCAGAAAGCTTGAAGTAGAAAACATCAATACTGGTGACTGGTAAACAGGGAgaagggctgcagctgcagacctCAGAAACAGCGCGTAAGCAAAAACACAGGGCTGCGATGCAGGGACTGAACAAGCTTGCGGTTTGAGGCTCATGGTTTTCAAGACACTGCCCACAGGGTCTGCACCTACCTGGGGAATATTCAGGGGGCTGCAAATCAAAAGAGCCACTGGTCTACAAAGAAGCCATGTAAAATGAACACGATACCCCTATTTACACATCAATAATTATACCATGAGCACCATCTTTAGGGGCAACAATGCGTTTAAGGACACGTCCAAGCTTTCCAGCACTGTCTGGAGAGCTACAGTAAGGTGTCCCAGAGGGCAAAAAGCAGGTCTAGACTTACAGCTCATGGGACTTGTAGTGGCTGAGTACatatatggaaataaaataccacTATGCAAGATAATTGTTACAGTAACTCGAAGAACTTGCttgcagtgataaactgcaaaTCAAAAACTACAAATCAAAACTTCCATCACtattcatttggaaaaaaaaaatataaaaaatggtTTATTCTCAACTTTTCTCTATAACCAATGTTTTTCAGGACAGGACAGGTGGCAGGGCGGGCTGTATCCATCCCCTCCACTAGAGATGCAAGGACTGGACAAACTGGCAGGAGCCCAGCTCCCCTTGGGATGCACACCTTCCCTCCTCATCAGCCCAGCACCTTCAtgcttctccttcccagcacagGGGCACCACTGGGGgttatattttcattatcttttccCACCACCGACATCAAaacctcccttttccttttcttccacctAAATGCTCCCCGCCTGCCTTTTGCACAGCCAGGTGAGTTCATGCTGCCACACGGCACCCCAGTCATCGCCCTGGCTTTGCGCTTCCCAGGCGAGACCTCTCCTCACTCCTGTGGAGCGCTTGCCGATGATGCTGAGCCCCCTCATCTCACCCAAGACTCTCCCAATATACATGTCAAGAGATGCCCTTGGCTGCCGCTGCCTGCACGGGCATCTCCCGCTCCCTGCCAGGGCCTTTCCCCTCCAGGCAGCTGTCCCGCAGTGCTCTGGAGCTCCTTCCCCTCCCGATGCCTCCTGGGGCAGGCAGATGATGCCCGTCACTCCTCATGGTCAAACCACCACTCCAGAGGACACTCCACAGGCAGAGTCTTGTGCTGCCAGGCCAAAGCACCATCTCCCATAGGTCCTAATTGCCAGTGCCTGGCACAGGGCAGACGGCAGCTCGGATGGCATTAGCTGCCCACAGGTGGGCAACTGAATGATAACCTTGGTGTGACCCACTCCACCCCTGTGCGCAAAACTCCCAGCACAGGGTGTTTTGCACACAAGTGAAAAACGACAAGAAAGACAACAAAAGGCTTTTTCCAGCCCAATGCATCCCCCACGCTTTCCAAACACAGCAAATGCCTACTGAGGGCAAGCAAAAGGGACCATGCCTGCCGCTGAAGCACAGCTGTCTGAGGAGGGGAGGGACATGGCCTGGGCTCAGGTGCCCTGACAGCATCACCCCAAtgcccagcagcacaggggcagGATGTAATTAACCTGCTGGGACTCGCAATGGGAAGCCTTGGCTCAGCCGGGTGACCTGAGCTGCAGGGCGCACCCCAGGGGAGCGAGGCCCATGGTGCAGAGCCCAGGGCTGGATCACCTGTGCTGCCCTACTCTTTCCATAGGGCAGTGAGGGCCTCCTCCCACTCCCAGCCCCAGTCCCAATCCCAGCGGGGCGATCCAGGACCCCATCTGACCCCTATGCACAGCTCGCATGGAGATACAGGGATTTTTGGCTCAGACACTCTTTCAGCAGAGCCCATTTTGCCATGCAGGGGACAATAAGGAGGGCAAGAGGAGCTTTTTGCCCTCGTGCATGGAGCCTCACCTTTCCCTGTTCTCCTTCCTCGTCGCCTCAAACACATCATCATCCTCATCAACGTCCCCATCCTGCAGCCCATCCTTCGGGAAGGCATTGCCCAGGGTGGGAGGCTCCTCTGGTGTGCTGTTCCTCCTGCCTGGGGTGCCCCCAAAGCTTGGGTTGCTCTCGCTGTCCTTCTGGCTCTCAATCGCTGAatccacctcctccttctcgGCCAGGATATCATCAATGTTGGTTTCGCGATAGCACCTCAGCGGCACGGTGTCCAGGTCTGTCTCAGAGTACTTCACCGTCCTCCTTATAATCCCAGTCTCGCAGGAGCCGGGCTTCTGGCCGCCCGGAGGAGACATCTCTATCTCCACCTCCACATGGCTCAGGCTGTGCTTGGGCACTGACCCCGGCAACTCGGCGGGCAGTGGGCGGACAGGCTTCTGGGgaggcttggccaggggagcAATGTCAGGGGCAGAGGAGCCTGCAAGGGAGCCACGAGCACTCAGAGCTGTGGGGCAATGTGCCGACGAGCACCAGGGAGCTGCTCCCGTGGcatcacacacacactgagagcagggctgtgtgtgTAACAGGCACCGGCGaatggagagaaggaaagaaagagccggaaagaaaaagggtggggagaggcagagaggggaaggagtgGGGTGCTGTCAGTGCTAGTGCATCCGCAGCCAGTCCTGAGCTCCCATCTGAACCCCAAAGCCCTTCTGCAGCGGCAGCCGGGGCTGCCAGGGGTCAGGCCTCTGCATCGCCCCCTTTGCACAATGCTTTGCATGGCTGCAGGGGACTCTGTGGGGAGCTTGGTGCGTGCAGGATCTGGCCTCAGGAGGACATGGACTGGCCAATCTTGGGGGCATCTCAGCTGTCCAGTGGGCACCGACAAGTCCCGAGGGATGGGCAGCCCCAGAGGGAGTCCCAGCAGAGATTCAGACTTGCAAAGGAGAGGTCGGTCCAGCCAAGGGCATCCCCCCACCAACTTCTTACCTGTCTCTGGGGCAGCCGAGGAACCATAGAAGAATTCCCACTTGGCCCTGGCGATGCGCTGGGCATGGGCCGAGCTCTGCCGGAGGTACGGCCAGGCGCTGCCCTGTAGAGGGGACAGCAGTGAGCGGGTGACAGACCCCGGGGCAGAGCCTGCGCTTGGTGCAGGACACCCCGGCACCTACCTGGGGTTGGGGCTCCGGCTTTGGGGGGCTCCTGGCGAAGGCAGGGAAATCCTCCGGCAGCCCGTTGGTGAGGGAGCGGCAGAGGCAGTTGGCATCGAGGGTGCAGGGCTCCTTCCCACAGGGATGTGTCCCTCCTGGGGTCCTGCCCCCGGCCAGGAGCGGGTCGGACGCGGAAGCCTCCATCTTCAGCATGCGCAGGAGCCGCTCCTGGGGCAGGGGtaggggctggggggacccCGCGTCCCCGCTGAGCTCCAGGCTGCAGCTGAGGCTGCGGGGGCCGTTGTCCCGGCGGGGCTGGGATGGCGGGAGGCTGCCCAGGGTCCGCACACTGGCCTTCTCGATGAAGCGGAAGGTGACGACGGAGCTGTGTCCCTCCGGGGCCGCTGCCACCAGTGGGCTGCGGCTGCCCGGGGAGCAGAgtgcggggctgggctggcctCGCCGCGGGGTGCAGGGGGCCGTCAGGCGCCCTGCGCCCGGGCAGCTCCCATTGCCGAAAGCAGCCGCCTCTGCCGGCTTGCGGGCCAAGGAGCCGGTGCTGTTGTAGAGGCCGACAGGGCAGCGGCGGACGTCGGGGGCCAGGCCCTTGCGCAGGAGGTGGAGGCGGCCGGCATTGAGGTTGGGGGTGAGGCAGCGTGGGGGGCTGCACCTCCCGGCCTCGGggctccctcctgccagccagGGCCTCCGGTCCACCCCGCGGGCAAACGGCGGGGGTGAGGCGGCACAGCCCTCCTCGGGGTGGAAGCGGACAGGTACCCCCGCCTGGGCCATCCTGCCGGAGGAGGGCACGGAGGCGTCAGGTCCGGACCCTGGCAGGGCAGCACAGGGATGGCGACGTGGGTTCTCGGCACCCCTGAGATGATGGCCGGGTCAAGGGGTGATGCATTCTCAGGCAGCCCTGAAACAAGGGCGAGGAGAGCTGGTTAGGGGAGGGAGGACACAAGGAGTCATCCTGCTTTTGGTTGAATATATTCCCTACCCACAGCCTACTAAAATCACTTcaataagggggaaaaaatgataTACTGGCTCACCGAGACATCCTCCAATTACACTTGCTCAAGGAGTTTAACATGAGCAGCATGGGCAAGAAGCCTCTCTCTTTGGAGGTCAGCCTGGGTTTAAAGTGTGTCACACCAGCACATACCGCAGCCGCTATCGGTGGCACAGACAGAGCTGTCAGCACCCATAGTTTCAAAAAGCAGTGGTTATGACAATCCGGCCCTGGGGGAATGGAGCACTCCTGGCCCCCCAcgcagctctgcctgcctgcctgcctctgtgCAGAGAGCATTGATCTGGAGGTGACACGAGCCACCCCAAAGTGGCaggtggagggctgcaggggaaggcAGGACCTGGAGCCCCCATCAGCATCGCTGGCAGGGCTGCCAACAGCTTTCTTTCTCCCAGTGGAGTTAAAACTTGTCCTTATCCTGCCCCGAGTTTCTCCAAATTCCTGGTGTGCAGAGAAGACTCTGCCTTGGCTGGTTTTGCCTTCTGACAGGTGCAGAGATACTAAGTCCCTTACTTAGATCTCATCATTTGAAAGTGAGGAAGCAAATGCCAGTTGCAAATAGAGGAAAGCAtgatttcttctccctctttccaaGTACAGACCAGACAGGATTAAATTCCTGAAGGATGTGGGGCTGGATTTTCAATGA harbors:
- the PSD gene encoding PH and SEC7 domain-containing protein 1 encodes the protein MAQAGVPVRFHPEEGCAASPPPFARGVDRRPWLAGGSPEAGRCSPPRCLTPNLNAGRLHLLRKGLAPDVRRCPVGLYNSTGSLARKPAEAAAFGNGSCPGAGRLTAPCTPRRGQPSPALCSPGSRSPLVAAAPEGHSSVVTFRFIEKASVRTLGSLPPSQPRRDNGPRSLSCSLELSGDAGSPQPLPLPQERLLRMLKMEASASDPLLAGGRTPGGTHPCGKEPCTLDANCLCRSLTNGLPEDFPAFARSPPKPEPQPQGSAWPYLRQSSAHAQRIARAKWEFFYGSSAAPETGSSAPDIAPLAKPPQKPVRPLPAELPGSVPKHSLSHVEVEIEMSPPGGQKPGSCETGIIRRTVKYSETDLDTVPLRCYRETNIDDILAEKEEVDSAIESQKDSESNPSFGGTPGRRNSTPEEPPTLGNAFPKDGLQDGDVDEDDDVFEATRKENRERIVDQDTQGMLKSPVPFLLGHSLSKDGMDSFSKHFESIMESHRAKGTSYTSLDSIDILSSPARTHGTFFTFDLPTLTPEIQGQIRDSAKLIKENFAPLAHLEPDSGTSSATDGPWTEREEERGRRRKGARHSPCRSEDSFGIPLASNMSDPPLSQLVSDSDSEMDSVEQLALGSTDTLSNGHKADLEAAKRLAKRLYNLDGFKKADVARHLGKNNEFSRMVAGEYLKFFVFTGMSLDQALRSFLKELALMGETQERERVLAHFSQRYYECNPNAISSEDGAHTLTCALMLLNTDLHGHNIGKRMSCSDFIGNLEGLNGGTDFPKELLKALYGSIKNEKLQWAIDEEELRKSLSELADPNPKSIKRISSCSNPFLDFSQDSSITIYKHGLLVRKIHADPDCKKTPRGKRGWKPFHAILKGMILYLQKEEYKPGKALAEEELKNAISIHHSLATRASDYSKRPNVFYLRTADWRVFLFQAQNPEQMHSWITRINVVAAMFSAPPFPAAIGSQKKFSRPLLPSSCTRLSQEEQVKSHETKFKTMSAELLEHRSSLPEKKMKGKEYEELKQKEEYLEFEKSRYGTYAMLLRAKLKAGSEDLAAFESTLFDTAGGEDDGLKQSHSSPSLTAEPSSTATKVKRNVSERAGRQPPGHSQKS